One genomic region from Haloterrigena gelatinilytica encodes:
- a CDS encoding MEDS domain-containing protein, with protein MDHRTRAARASRLGALSSRPEFQGPVEPLGEHASTEHLSLIYESREQQFAAVIPFLEQGLERGERCLYIASENERTDVVDELDAAGLDAADAIDRGQLVVRSLEEIYLPDGTFDPDETLAFFADALEKGVSDHDALRVTAEMNWIGRSDTAVDDVMEYETRVNDLLHGQEAITLCQYDHDRFSDAVIRDVLETHPHVIYEETISRNVFYSASPAEVSERDRDQRPDTDRLLEGLVEATEAKRALREQVRFLRDLNTITAGSDESDESFEERLQLLFDLGCDQFDRDLGVVAHADRETGRFEIDRTNGDHEYFEPGAELPLSETYCETAIDSGTVADDLLDENGSEDVTVLTEFGLQAPIGTYVEVDGDRNRILFFVNSQFRERPVSREEKRFHALLGRWLKVRLEQRRQITTLERENQYKDFVSDLLGAVIAEPTRSRIEQTVCDRVAGSAFYDAAWISNRPVTDQRPTPTVWAGISDETIRLATDTDPGQTASIRPEFPSRAVDTGQPAACQFGDDASVVDRFHRQLRDRGLDSALAVPLEYEDTCYGVLVAYADGSAAVTDRHQTMLAEAGRRIGFVIAATERKEALVTDEVVELEVRVRDPEHFFFAVTADIDVTFALEQVITQSDGDYLVYVTAIGVPPEAVVERAERSPNIDHVRVVEEREGDALVEFVFAGPTVAETFAEYGATVTAARIADGTGTVTVELPQTADVRAAVDAFQTTFPDSEVVTKRHRDRPLTTERGFRHAVADQLTEKQREVLQAAYFAGYFEHPRRSTGNEIADTLDISSSTFHQHLQVGLRKLLTAAFDDGNDG; from the coding sequence GTGGACCATCGTACTAGAGCCGCCCGAGCGAGCAGACTCGGTGCGTTATCGTCGCGGCCCGAATTTCAGGGGCCCGTCGAACCGCTCGGCGAGCACGCCTCGACCGAACATCTCTCCCTGATCTACGAGTCTCGTGAACAGCAGTTCGCCGCCGTGATTCCGTTCCTCGAACAGGGGCTCGAGCGGGGCGAACGCTGCCTCTACATCGCCAGTGAGAACGAGCGAACCGACGTGGTAGACGAACTCGACGCGGCCGGGCTGGACGCGGCCGACGCGATCGATAGGGGCCAACTGGTCGTTCGCTCCCTCGAAGAGATCTATCTTCCGGATGGGACGTTTGACCCCGACGAGACGCTCGCGTTTTTCGCCGACGCCCTCGAGAAGGGCGTCTCCGATCACGACGCGCTCCGTGTAACCGCCGAAATGAACTGGATCGGACGGAGCGATACGGCGGTCGATGACGTTATGGAGTACGAGACGCGGGTGAACGACCTGCTTCACGGACAGGAGGCGATCACGCTGTGCCAGTACGACCACGACCGATTCTCCGACGCAGTGATCCGTGACGTTCTCGAGACCCATCCCCACGTCATCTACGAGGAGACGATCAGCCGGAACGTCTTCTACTCCGCGTCGCCGGCGGAGGTTTCGGAGCGCGATCGCGATCAGAGACCGGATACGGACCGGCTGCTCGAGGGGTTAGTCGAGGCCACCGAGGCGAAGCGCGCGCTTCGAGAGCAGGTTCGGTTCCTCCGCGATCTGAACACCATCACGGCCGGATCGGACGAGTCGGACGAATCGTTCGAGGAACGCCTACAGCTGCTGTTCGATCTCGGTTGCGACCAGTTCGATCGCGACCTCGGAGTGGTTGCACACGCCGATCGCGAAACCGGACGATTCGAAATCGACCGGACGAACGGCGACCACGAGTACTTCGAGCCCGGTGCCGAACTCCCGCTCTCGGAGACCTACTGCGAAACTGCTATCGACAGCGGAACCGTCGCCGATGACCTGCTCGATGAGAACGGGTCCGAGGACGTCACCGTCCTCACGGAGTTCGGGTTGCAGGCCCCGATCGGCACCTACGTCGAGGTCGACGGAGACCGTAATCGGATCCTCTTCTTCGTCAACTCGCAATTCCGGGAACGACCGGTCTCGAGGGAAGAAAAACGGTTCCACGCGCTGCTGGGCCGCTGGCTGAAAGTCCGGCTCGAACAGCGCCGGCAGATCACGACGCTCGAGCGGGAGAACCAGTACAAGGACTTCGTTTCCGACCTTCTCGGAGCAGTGATAGCGGAACCGACCCGTTCTCGGATCGAGCAAACGGTCTGTGACCGGGTCGCCGGGTCCGCGTTCTACGACGCGGCCTGGATCAGCAACCGACCGGTAACGGATCAGCGACCGACGCCGACGGTGTGGGCCGGTATCAGCGACGAGACGATCCGGCTGGCGACCGATACCGATCCGGGTCAGACTGCGTCGATACGGCCGGAGTTCCCGAGTCGCGCGGTCGATACCGGACAGCCGGCGGCGTGTCAGTTCGGAGACGACGCGTCGGTCGTCGACCGTTTCCACCGGCAGCTACGGGACCGAGGGCTCGACTCGGCGCTGGCGGTTCCGCTCGAGTACGAGGACACGTGTTACGGCGTACTCGTGGCGTACGCCGACGGGTCGGCTGCGGTTACCGACCGGCACCAGACGATGCTCGCGGAGGCCGGAAGACGGATCGGGTTCGTGATCGCGGCAACGGAGCGCAAGGAGGCGCTCGTTACCGACGAAGTCGTCGAACTGGAGGTTCGAGTCCGCGATCCCGAGCACTTTTTCTTCGCCGTGACGGCCGATATCGACGTCACGTTCGCGCTCGAACAGGTGATCACGCAGTCCGACGGGGATTATCTCGTCTACGTCACGGCGATCGGCGTCCCGCCGGAGGCGGTAGTCGAGCGTGCCGAACGGTCTCCGAACATCGATCACGTGCGCGTCGTGGAGGAACGTGAGGGGGACGCACTCGTGGAGTTCGTATTCGCGGGGCCGACGGTCGCGGAAACGTTCGCGGAGTACGGAGCGACGGTCACGGCCGCGCGTATCGCGGACGGTACTGGAACCGTAACCGTGGAGTTACCGCAGACTGCGGATGTGCGAGCTGCCGTCGACGCGTTTCAAACGACGTTTCCCGACTCGGAGGTCGTGACCAAACGGCACCGCGATCGGCCGCTCACGACCGAGCGGGGGTTCCGACACGCCGTCGCCGATCAGCTCACCGAGAAACAGCGAGAGGTGCTGCAGGCGGCCTATTTTGCGGGGTACTTCGAGCACCCGCGGCGATCGACGGGGAACGAGATCGCAGACACGCTCGACATCTCATCGTCGACGTTTCACCAACATCTGCAGGTCGGGCTTCGGAAGCTTCTCACCGCGGCGTTCGACGACGGGAACGACGGGTGA
- a CDS encoding UPF0058 family protein — protein MRKSEFIHLHALFVELRWYLGESGPVPVGAFTAYDEYNVGPTEIHRRKAQHHEAVSRLRSGVQRTIEVREQTVTEPPMSAPTANADSITH, from the coding sequence ATGCGGAAAAGCGAGTTTATCCATCTGCACGCACTGTTCGTCGAGTTGCGGTGGTATCTCGGCGAGTCGGGACCCGTCCCCGTCGGAGCGTTTACCGCATACGACGAGTATAACGTCGGCCCGACGGAGATCCATCGGCGGAAGGCGCAGCATCACGAAGCGGTGAGCCGCCTTCGAAGCGGTGTTCAGCGGACGATCGAAGTCAGAGAGCAGACCGTGACTGAGCCGCCGATGTCGGCGCCGACGGCGAACGCGGACTCGATAACCCACTGA
- a CDS encoding DUF7344 domain-containing protein, with translation MVTLLCCHAANRIFKQLSTQAAEVLTTHHLRNDTMDTSCTTDPESLTVLFELLADRRRRYALYYLQTASDDVVGFDAVVTQLANWETRLETEPTNDHREEIEIALHHEHLPKLEDHDIIDYDSESETIRYRDGFPKRTWLEQARTEEFETGERRESRTDEETVTTALTSTLKDAYDADVELARSFSCDTGPSYPDWDVTIAEVNRPAEDT, from the coding sequence GTGGTGACTCTCCTCTGTTGTCACGCCGCGAACAGGATCTTTAAACAGTTGAGTACCCAAGCAGCGGAAGTATTGACCACACATCATTTACGTAATGACACGATGGACACGTCCTGCACGACCGACCCCGAGTCGCTTACCGTTCTCTTCGAACTGTTGGCTGATCGCCGCCGTCGATACGCGCTGTACTACCTGCAGACGGCGTCCGACGATGTTGTGGGGTTCGATGCGGTCGTGACACAACTCGCTAACTGGGAGACGCGACTCGAGACCGAGCCCACGAACGATCACAGGGAGGAAATCGAAATCGCACTTCACCACGAGCATCTTCCGAAGCTGGAAGATCACGATATTATCGACTACGACTCGGAGAGCGAGACGATCCGGTACCGGGACGGGTTCCCGAAGCGGACGTGGCTCGAGCAGGCGAGAACTGAAGAGTTCGAGACGGGAGAGCGGCGTGAGTCGAGAACGGACGAAGAGACCGTAACTACCGCACTGACATCGACACTGAAAGACGCCTACGACGCCGATGTCGAACTCGCGCGTTCATTCAGCTGCGACACCGGGCCATCCTATCCGGACTGGGACGTGACGATTGCCGAAGTGAATCGACCGGCGGAAGACACGTGA
- a CDS encoding triphosphoribosyl-dephospho-CoA synthase has translation MTARTPAANAQLALLLEVAGTPKPGNVDRRRDLEDLRFEHFLAGAVGARDGLEIAANGGAVGAAFERAVAGMAGQRGGNTQFGSLLLLVPLVRAAREDLSAPVVEAVCEDTTVADAANFYRAFDHVDVFVGDPPADMEPLDVRRGSDAVPAVEDRGLTLLDVMSRSVPGDDVAREWVEGFERSFRAAERLAAAEGPLGDRTAAVFLSLLAERPDTLVANRSGEAVAREVTDRAAELLEREALETDPDAVEAFAEELVARGVNPGTTADIAAAGLFVALEREAVDV, from the coding sequence ATGACAGCCAGAACGCCAGCGGCGAACGCACAACTGGCGCTCCTCCTCGAGGTCGCCGGCACGCCCAAACCGGGCAACGTCGACCGGCGCCGCGACCTCGAGGACCTGCGATTCGAACACTTCCTCGCGGGGGCCGTCGGCGCCCGCGACGGCCTCGAGATAGCGGCGAACGGCGGCGCGGTCGGCGCTGCCTTCGAACGCGCCGTGGCGGGGATGGCCGGCCAGCGCGGCGGCAACACCCAGTTCGGCTCGCTGCTGTTGCTCGTTCCGCTCGTCCGCGCGGCCCGCGAGGACCTCTCCGCGCCCGTCGTCGAGGCCGTCTGCGAGGACACCACCGTCGCCGACGCGGCGAACTTCTACCGGGCGTTCGACCACGTCGACGTCTTCGTCGGCGATCCGCCCGCGGACATGGAGCCCCTGGACGTCCGCCGCGGGAGCGACGCCGTCCCGGCCGTCGAGGACCGAGGGCTGACGCTACTGGACGTCATGAGCCGGAGCGTCCCGGGCGACGACGTCGCGCGCGAGTGGGTCGAGGGCTTCGAACGCTCCTTCCGGGCCGCCGAACGCCTCGCCGCGGCCGAGGGCCCGCTGGGTGACCGCACCGCGGCCGTCTTTCTCTCGCTGCTCGCCGAACGGCCGGACACGCTCGTCGCGAACCGCAGCGGCGAGGCCGTCGCGCGGGAGGTCACCGACCGCGCGGCCGAGTTACTCGAGCGCGAGGCACTCGAGACCGACCCCGACGCGGTGGAGGCCTTCGCAGAGGAGCTCGTCGCCCGCGGCGTCAACCCGGGGACGACCGCCGACATCGCGGCCGCGGGGCTGTTCGTCGCCCTCGAGCGCGAGGCGGTCGACGTATGA